A stretch of DNA from Methylobacterium sp. CB376:
CCAAGCAGGTGATGGAGGTCGGGGCCGAGGTGCCGGTCTGAGGCGGGATCCGGCGCAGGCGGGGAGACGGCGCGGCCCGTCCGGCCGCCTCGCCGCCAGCGCAGTGTTGTGCGCCGGCAACAGGCCGCCCGATTCCGCCGCGCGGCGCGGCGTGATCGCGCCGCGCGTGCTGCCAGCCCGCTGACCTTGGGTTATCCGCGCGCGGATCATCGTGCGGCGACGCAGCAGGCCCATGGCGGATCGGACCATCCAGAGCGGCGGGAGCGACGGCGCGCGGGTGCTCAGCCACAAGTTCGAGCCGCCCGCCGATCCGCGCGACCTGGCGCGCGCGTGGTGCGAGCACATCGCACCCGCCTTCGAGGTCGGCCTGCGGCCCGAGGCCGACCTGTCGGCGCCGATCGCGATGCAGACCTACCACCTCGGGGACCTGATCGTCGGGGACGTGATCGCGCCCGCCCACGTCCTGGAGCGCGGATCGCGGATGATCGAGCGGCAGGGGATCGACCACATCCTGATCCAATTCTACCGGCGCGGGCAGAGCACCGTCGAGCGGCGCGACGGGAGCGAGCGGGTCACGGAGGGGCAATGCGTGGTCTTCGATCTCGCCCAGCCCGTCCGCATCGTCGCCGAGCCGGTCGATGCGACGAACCTCGTCGTGCCCCGCGCCCGCCTGGAGGACCAGGGATGCCAAGTGGGCGGCCTCCACGGCCGCGCCTTCGACTACGACGGCGACCCGTTCGGACGGCTGTTCCACGAGTTCCTCGCCAACCTCGTCGCCTGCGGCGACCTGCTCCATCCGCGCGAGGCCGCCGCCGGCGCGCGCGCCCTGGTGCAGCTCTGCGACACCTTCCTGCGCGGGCGCGCGGGGAACGGCCCCCCGCAGAACCTCGACGCGCGCATCCGGGTCCGGCGCTTCATCGAGCGTCAGCTTCACGATTTCGACCTGGGCCCGGCCATGATCGCGGCGCAGCTGGGCCTGTCGCGCTCCACCCTGTACCGCCTCTTCGGTGAGACGGGCGGCGTGCTGGCCTATATCCGGGACCGCCGCCTGATGCGCGCGATGCGCCTCCTGGTCCGGTCCGACGCGGCGCAGCCGATGCGGATCTCGCAACTCGCCTACGCGGTCGGCTTCGCCGACGAGAAGACGTTCCGGCGCGCCTTCCGGCGCCGGTTCGGGTTCCTGCCGAGCGAGGCGATGGCCTACCAGCTCGGCCCCGACGATGCCGGGATGCCGGTCCTGCGCCGCTGGTTCGACAACCTGTAGGGACGATGCCGGGGAGGCTCGGGATCGGTCCGGCCGAAGCGGCCCGCGCGTGCGGCGCCCCGGGCAAGCCCGGGGCGCCTCTCGGAAGAGCGGCCAGGTGATCGGGACTGGGGACGCGTCCGCCGAGATTCGCTCGAGCGCCCGCTCATCCGACATCCGGTTGATGGCTTCGCCATCTCCGATTTCGGCCATGCGGATGTCGGCTTCGCTCAGGCGCCGCGCGGGCTTGGCATATGCCATCCGGTTGATGGCTTCGCCATCTCCCATTTCGGGAATGCGGATGGCGGCTTCGCTCAGGCGCCGCGCTCAGGCGCCGCGCAGGCTGGTGATCCGGGACACGCTTCGATCGAGCGGATCCCGGATCAGTTGGTCGAGAAGGTGTAGTTCAGGCCGCTGCGCAGCACCATGAAATCGTCGCCGAGCGCGCGACGGCCGGGCGTGCGGAGGAAGACGTCGCCGGTCCCCGTGTTGACGGCGAGCAGGCTGGCGCCGCCGTTGCGCGCGAGGTTCACGTAGAGACCTTCGAGCTTGAGCGTCACCGCCGAGGCGCCGAAGACGTTCAGGAAGGAATCCCTCCCGAGGGCGTACTCGACGCCGCCGACGGTCCAGCCGGTACGCATCTGCGCGTTGTCGGTGGCGCCGAAGAAGCGCCGCGCGCTGCCGCCGCCATACGCGAAGCCGCCGGTCGCGTAGACGAGCGTGCGGTCGAAGGCGTAGCCGAGCCGCCCCCGCGCGGTGCCGAAATACTCGAGCCCCGCCGTGGCGCGCGGATCGAAGAAGATCGCGTTCGGGTTCAGCACGGTGTTGGGGCCCGCGAGGACGCCGGAGCGGCGGCGTCCCGCGTCGAGGTACTGCGCGTCGGCCTCGACGCCGACGACGACGCCGCTGCCGGGCGTCATCTGGTAGTTGGCGCCGACCTGAAGGCCGCCCGTGAAGCCGTTCTGGCCCCGGTTGCTGAAGCCGAAGGTTCCCCGACCGTGCCGATGGCCCGGTCGTCGATCAGGAAAGCCGCGTTCCGGTTGCGGCTCTCGCGGGTGGTGAAGGCGTAGCCGACATTGCCGCCCACGGAGAAGCCCGTCCACGTGAAGACCGGAACCGGCGTGAAGCTCGGCGGCTGCACGCGGCGCGGCAGATCCGCCGCGCAGGCCGGACCCGCCACGGCAATCGCGAGAAGAGCGGATGATAATCTCTTTTTATTCATGGCCTCGGACTCGTTTCGTCGAGGCCGGCTGCATGCCCTGATCTTGGAACAGAGTCTATGACGCGCCCGCAACGTCGTTCTTGTTGGCCATGTCCTGAGACTCCGCGACCTCACTTTGGGACAGGAAGGCGGGACGGCGGCGCGACGGCGGCCGGAGCGGAGCCGCCCGGCCGGCGCCGCACGGTTCGCTTCTCATTCCGCGCGGACCCGGCAGCGTCCCGCGGCGCCGTCAGCGGCCGAACAGGCCGGGATGCCGCGCGCGCAGGGCGAGCGTCAGCGCCAGGGTCTTGAGGTCGGTCAGTTCAGCCCGGTCGGCCAAGGCGGCGAGCGCGTCGAGGGGCATCTCCACGACCCGGATGGACTCGTGCTCGCCGGGCGCCCCGCCGCCCGCGCCGACGCGGTCGGCCTGCCGGTAGGGCGCGAGGAACAGGTGGATCCGCTCCGTCGAGATGCCCGCGCAGGAATAGGTGGTGCCGACGGGCTCGAGGTCGCGCAGGCGCAGGCCGACCTCCTCCAGCGCCTCGCGCCGGGCATTGTCCGCCGGCGTCCCGTCCTCGATGAGGCCGGCCGGCGCCTCCAGCAGCGTCTGGGCGCCCTCGGCGTAGAGGGCCGGCACGCGCAGCTCCCGCACCAGCACCGCCACCCGCCGCTCGGGATCGTAGGGCAGCACGCCGACCGAATCGCCGTGGTCCTCGATCTCCCGCACGGCCTGCGACCCGTCGGCGAGCCGCACCTTCGCGATCCCGAAGCGGCTCCAGCCCTCGTGCAGGACACGCAGGTCCAGGATCTTCGCCTCCACGCCGCCCTCCTTCCGCGCCGGCCCGTCCCCGGGCGCGGCGCGCTCCGGGGCGGGAACCGCTCCCGGGCCCGCGACGAGACGGCAACCGCGAGGGCGGCCGGATGTTGCGTGGCGCGGCGCTCAGCCCTTCCAGTTGCGGAGGGCCGCGAAGGGGCTGTCCTCCGCGGCGGGCCGGGGCGGGGCCAGCACCGGCTCGACCTGGGCGACCGCGTCCGCCAGGGAGAAGGCGGTGCCGCTCGGGAGCTTGCCGCCGGCCGCGTCCTGGTGCCCGCCGCCGCGGAACAGCCGCGCCCCCGCGAGGGCCGTGCCGTCATTCGAGCGGAAGGACAGGGTGCCGGTGCGCTGCACGTTGACCACCCGCGCGGCGCGGCCCTCCGCCATGATCAGGTCCGAGACCCGCTGGAAGGTGCCGGGATCGAGGCCGAAGGACAGCAGCGTCCCGTCCGGGAGCGGATGGAACAGCGCGTCGGAACGGGCGAGCAGGCGGGCCACCCTCAGGCGGGTGGTCAGGGCCGGATCGTCCCCAGGCGCCTGCCGCATCAGGTCGTCCACGATGGCGCCGCGGATCTCGGGGACGCGGCGTTCGAGGTCGGCCGGCGTCGCGCCCGCGCGCAGGGCCGCGGCCGCGTCGAGCAGCAGGCGCGACACGACGCCGTCATGGGCCGGATGCCCGGCCGGCACCAGGGTGGCGACGTTGTCCCAGAACGCCTCGTCGAGCGCCTGCCCGCTCGGGAAGCGCGGATCGTGCTTGCGCCAGAGGTCGACCGCGTCCACGGCCTCGACGAGCACGGCGAGGTCCTCGGCGCGGTCGGGCTCCGGGCGGGTCGCGAACAGGGCGCGGTGGGTGAGGGCCATCCGGGTCGCGCTCGATCCCTCGTCGATCAGCACGGTGACCGCCGGATCCTCGACGCCGAAGCGCAGCAGGCCCGGGCGATCCGGGTCGGGCTGCGGCGCGAAGCCCTGGCGCCCGAGCTGCTCGACCGACGAGGCGTGGTGGTCGAGCACGACGAGGCCGTGCCCGTCGCCCGGCTCGCGGCGCCGGTTCATGGCCGCGAAGCGGCGCAGGAAGGCGATGGTCGGCTCCTCGAGCCCGAGATCGGTGAGGAGCAGGGTCTCGCGCGCCCTGGCGCGGCCGAGCCGCTTCAGCTCGGCCTCCACGACTGGGCCGACATCGCCGTAGCGGGGCACGTGCACGACCCGCTCCGGGTCGCAGAGGCAGGCGACGACCGTCGAGGCGCCGTAGCCGTCGAGATCGTGGTGGGTGATCTGGGTCAGGGTCACGGGTGGGTCTCGGCCGGCGGCGATCGGGCGAGCATAGACGCGGCCCGCCCGGTCCGGCGAGTGGGCCGGGACGCCACAGCCCCCGCCGGGGCCCCGCGCCCGAACCCCGCGCTCAGGTCCCGCTGCGGCCGCCGGAGGTGCCGGCCCCGCGGCCGACATCGCCGCCGCCGGCGAGCGGGTCGTCCCCCATGTCGCCGCCGAGGTCGCCCGTGCTGCCGACGCCCCCGCCGATGTCGCCGGTGCTGCCGCCGGCGACCCCGCCCTGGTTGGCGCCGAGGTCGCTGCCGAGATCGCCGGTGCCGCCGCCGGCCAGGGTCCTGCGGCGGGCGAGCCCTCGCCCGCCGTGCCGACCGACCCGCCGCCGGGAAGCCCGTCCGTGCCGGCCCCCGGCGCCCCGGCGAGCCCGCCGAGGCCGCCGCCGCCCGATCCGGGCGCGTTCGCCCCGAGCCCGCCGGGCGCGCCGCCGCCGAGCTGGCCCGTGCCCCGATCGACCGGCTGGCGGCGCTCGTCGGCGCCCTCGCCCCCGGCCGGGCCGCCGCCGAGGCCTCGCTCCGTCTCGCCCACGCTCATTGCTCCGCCCTCCTGTCCGCCGCCCGGGGCGGCGTCAGCCGGGTCAACGATCCGGCCGGGATCCCGGTTCGCCGGCGGGCGCGCCCTCCCCTGCGGCGCGGCGCTCCCGCCAGAGCGCCGCCACCAGAACGAGGTTGGCGAGGGCGAGCCCGGTCAGGAGCGCGAGGGCCGCCTGCGCGCCCGCCGCCGCGAGCACGAAGGCGCCGGCGGAGGGGGCCAGAGCCTGGGCGACGAGGTTCGGCCGGGCGAGCCGGCCCACGAGCGGCGCGTAGCGCAGCGGACCGAACAGGGCGAGCGGCAGCGTGCCCCGCGCGATCGAGTAGACGCCGTTGCCGGCGCCGTAGAGGACGAGCGCGAGGGCCGGCCACGCGACGCCGAACGCCAGCAGGACGAGCCCGGCCGCGATCAGGCCCATGGCGGCGGTGAGGGTCCAGATCGGGTGGTGCCGGCCCCGGTTCGCCATCTCGATCACCCGCGCGCCGACCTGGGCGGGGCCGACCACGGCCCCGAGGGCGACCGCCGCCGCGAGGGACGCGCCGCGCGCCTGGAGCAGGGTGAGGAGGTGCACCGAGACGATCGCGGTCGTCGCCCCGCCGAGCGTCAGGATGCCGGCGAGGCACAGGAAGGCCCGCCGCTCGCCGGGCGCCAGGGCGGCGCTCCCCGCCGGGGCCGCGGCCGTCTCCGGGAGCGGCGGCGGGGCCGGGATGACGAGGAGGACCAGGGGCAGGGCAAGGGCGAGGAGGAGGCCCGCATAGGCCAGGCAGGTGCCCCGCCAGCCGAGCTGCGCCACCAGGACGGCCGAGAGCGGCCAGCAGACCGTGCTGGCGAAGCCGCCCCACAGGGTCAGGGCCGAGATCGCCGGCCGGGCGCCCGCGCCGTAGAGGCGCCCCAGGGTGGCGAAGGCGGCGTCGTAGAGGCCGCCGCCCATGCCGGCGCCCAGGATCAGCCAGCCGGCGAAGAAGACCGGCAGGCTCGGCGCGAGGCCGATCACCGTGAGGCCGAGCGCCAGCACCAGGATGGCGAGCGCCAGGACCGGGCGGCCGCCCGAGCGGCCGATCGCCCGGCCGACCCGCGGCGAGACCAGGCCGGAGACGAGCAGGCCGGCGGACAGGCTGCCCACGATCCAGGGCAGCGGCCAGCCCGTCTCGGCGGCGATCGGCGGCGCCAGCACCGTGAGCAGGTAGTACGACGTGCCCCAGGTCAGGATCTGGACCACCCCGAGGGCGCTGACCACCGCCAGCCGGGGGCGGGCGCTCACGCGGCCCGGCCGCAGCAGGACCCGGCCCCGGACGAGACCGCGCCGCCGCTGTCCCCGCCCGGGTCCGCGCCGCGCGCGGTCGTGCAGATCCCGGTCTCCGGGAGAACCAGCGCGACCTCGTCGGCGGCCGCGCGATCGCCGGCCAGGGCGGCCGCGATCGAGCGCACCTGCTCGTAGCCGGTCATCATCAGGAAGGTCGGGGCCCGGCCGTAGCTCTTGATCCCGGCCGTGTAGAAGCCCGGCTCCGGGTGGGCGAGCTCCCGGTGGCCGTGCGGCGGGACCGAGCCGCAGGAATGCAGGTTCGGGTCGATCAGCGGGCCGAGCGCCCGGGCGCTCTCCAGCCCGGGATCGAGGTCCAGGCGCAGCTCGCGCGTCAGGGCGAGGTCCGGGCGCTGGCCGGTGGCCGTCACGATCCGGTCGACCGGGCCGAGCGTGCACGGGCCGCTCCCGGTCTCGCCCTCGACCAGGAGGCCCGCGCCGGCCGGGCGCAGGGCCGTGAGCGCGAAGCCCCGCACCAGGCGCGCGCGGCCGGCCTCGACCAGGGCCCGGAGCCGCAGGCCGAGGTCGCCGCGCGCCGCCAGCCGGTCCTGCGCCCCGCCGCCGTAGACGCGCGACAGGTCCGTGCCGCGGGTGGCCCAGAGCAGCCGGGTGCCCTCCTCCTCCTCGGCGAGCCGGCCGAGGTCGAGCAGCACGTTCGCGGCCGAGTGGCCGGCCCCGACCACCAGGGTGGTCCGCCCCGCATAGGCGGCCCGGTCGCGGCCGAGCACGTCGGGGATCCCGGTGGCGATCCGGTCCGCCAGCGCCGCCTCGCCCGCGGCCGGCAGGCCGTCGGCGCCGAGCGGATTGGGCGTCGCCCAGGTGCCGGAGGCGTCGATCACCGCGCGGGCGAGGTCGCGCCGGAGGCGGCCGCCCCGCTCCCGCACCGCGAGCACGAAGGGCCGCGCCGCCCGGTCGCGGCCGGCGGCCTTGTCGAGGCCCTTCCGGCTCAGGGCCGTGACCCGGGCCCCGGTCTCGATCGCGGGCGCCAGGTCGGGGGTCGCGGCGAGCGGGGCGAGGTAGCGGCCGACCAGCTCGGCCCCGGTCGGGTGCGCCGATTCGGGCGGCATCTCCCAGCCCCGGCGCGCCAGGAGCGCCCGCGCGGCCGGGTCGACGTTGAACGCCCAGGGCGAGAAGAGCCGGACGTGGCCCCAGTCCCGGACATGGGCGGCGACCTCCGTCCCGGCCTCGTAGACCTTCACCGGCAGGCCGCGGGCGACGAGGTGCGCCGCCGCCGCCAGGCCGACCGGCCCGGCGCCGATCACCGCGACCGGCAGGAAGGTGGGGGTCTCGGACATCAGCTTTCTCCGCTCTTTCCAGAATGATCGAAATAACGGGCACGAGGTCAGGCGGCGGCGTCCCCGCGCGCGCAGCCCGCATCGGCGCAGCACTCCGCCGTCAGGAAGTCCAGCAGGGCGTCCATGGACGGATAGACCGCGCGGCAGATCAGCGTGGTGGCCTGCCGCTCCTGGGAGACGAGGCCGGTCAGGATCAGGCGGTGCAGGTGGTGGGACAGGGTCGAGGCCGCCGCGAGGCCGACCCGCTCCTGCAGCTGCCGCACCGGCAGGCCGGCGGGCCCGGCCCGCACCAGCGCGCGATAGACCCGCAGGCGCGTCGGGTTGCCGAGGGCCTCGAGCTGCTTGGCGGCTTGTTCGACATTCATCGAAATATCCTGCCCCGAGGCCGTGGAACCGTCAAGCCGCGGATCCGCCGCGGCTCACCCCTCCTGGGGCGCGAGCCGCGCCCGCGCCGCCCCGCGCTCGTACCAGTCCTTGGAGCGGTTCACGATCCGGACCACGCTGAGCATGACCGGGACCTCGATCAGCACGCCCACCACCGTGGCGAGCGCCGCGCCCGACTCGAACCCGAACAGCGAGATGGCCGCCGCCACCGCGAGTTCGAAGAAGTTGGAGGCCCCGATCAGCGCGGAGGGGCCGGCGACGCAGTGCTGCTCCCCGGCGAGCCGGTTCAGGAGGTAGGCGAGCCCGCTGTTCAGGTAGACCTGGATCAGGATGGGGACCGCCAGGAGCGCGATCACGGCCGGCTGGGCCAGGATCTGCTCGCCCTGGAAGCCGAACAGCAGGACGAGGGTCGCCAGCAGCGCCGCCAGCGAGGCCGGCCCCAGCCGCGCCAGGAGGCGGTCGAGGGCGGGCTGGCCGCCCGCGGCGAGCAGGCTGCGCCGGGCCGCCTGCGCGACCACGACCGGGATGACGATGTAGAGCACGACCGAGAGGACCAGCGTGCCCCACGGGACCGTGATGGCCGAGAGCCCGAGCAGCAGCCC
This window harbors:
- the arsB gene encoding ACR3 family arsenite efflux transporter, with protein sequence MGTFERYLTLWVALCIVVGVALGHAVPGVFRAVGAAEIAKVNLPVAGLIWLMVVPMLLKIDFAALRHVGRHWRGIGVTLLVNWAVKPFSMAALGWLFIGHLFRPLLPADQIDGYVAGLIILAAAPCTAMVFVWSNLTRGEPHFTLSQVALNDGIMVVAFAPIVGLLLGLSAITVPWGTLVLSVVLYIVIPVVVAQAARRSLLAAGGQPALDRLLARLGPASLAALLATLVLLFGFQGEQILAQPAVIALLAVPILIQVYLNSGLAYLLNRLAGEQHCVAGPSALIGASNFFELAVAAAISLFGFESGAALATVVGVLIEVPVMLSVVRIVNRSKDWYERGAARARLAPQEG
- a CDS encoding NAD(P)-binding protein; the encoded protein is MSETPTFLPVAVIGAGPVGLAAAAHLVARGLPVKVYEAGTEVAAHVRDWGHVRLFSPWAFNVDPAARALLARRGWEMPPESAHPTGAELVGRYLAPLAATPDLAPAIETGARVTALSRKGLDKAAGRDRAARPFVLAVRERGGRLRRDLARAVIDASGTWATPNPLGADGLPAAGEAALADRIATGIPDVLGRDRAAYAGRTTLVVGAGHSAANVLLDLGRLAEEEEGTRLLWATRGTDLSRVYGGGAQDRLAARGDLGLRLRALVEAGRARLVRGFALTALRPAGAGLLVEGETGSGPCTLGPVDRIVTATGQRPDLALTRELRLDLDPGLESARALGPLIDPNLHSCGSVPPHGHRELAHPEPGFYTAGIKSYGRAPTFLMMTGYEQVRSIAAALAGDRAAADEVALVLPETGICTTARGADPGGDSGGAVSSGAGSCCGRAA
- a CDS encoding MFS transporter, coding for MSARPRLAVVSALGVVQILTWGTSYYLLTVLAPPIAAETGWPLPWIVGSLSAGLLVSGLVSPRVGRAIGRSGGRPVLALAILVLALGLTVIGLAPSLPVFFAGWLILGAGMGGGLYDAAFATLGRLYGAGARPAISALTLWGGFASTVCWPLSAVLVAQLGWRGTCLAYAGLLLALALPLVLLVIPAPPPLPETAAAPAGSAALAPGERRAFLCLAGILTLGGATTAIVSVHLLTLLQARGASLAAAVALGAVVGPAQVGARVIEMANRGRHHPIWTLTAAMGLIAAGLVLLAFGVAWPALALVLYGAGNGVYSIARGTLPLALFGPLRYAPLVGRLARPNLVAQALAPSAGAFVLAAAGAQAALALLTGLALANLVLVAALWRERRAAGEGAPAGEPGSRPDR
- a CDS encoding ArsR/SmtB family transcription factor — translated: MNVEQAAKQLEALGNPTRLRVYRALVRAGPAGLPVRQLQERVGLAAASTLSHHLHRLILTGLVSQERQATTLICRAVYPSMDALLDFLTAECCADAGCARGDAAA
- a CDS encoding NUDIX domain-containing protein, which produces MEAKILDLRVLHEGWSRFGIAKVRLADGSQAVREIEDHGDSVGVLPYDPERRVAVLVRELRVPALYAEGAQTLLEAPAGLIEDGTPADNARREALEEVGLRLRDLEPVGTTYSCAGISTERIHLFLAPYRQADRVGAGGGAPGEHESIRVVEMPLDALAALADRAELTDLKTLALTLALRARHPGLFGR
- a CDS encoding helix-turn-helix domain-containing protein, with protein sequence MADRTIQSGGSDGARVLSHKFEPPADPRDLARAWCEHIAPAFEVGLRPEADLSAPIAMQTYHLGDLIVGDVIAPAHVLERGSRMIERQGIDHILIQFYRRGQSTVERRDGSERVTEGQCVVFDLAQPVRIVAEPVDATNLVVPRARLEDQGCQVGGLHGRAFDYDGDPFGRLFHEFLANLVACGDLLHPREAAAGARALVQLCDTFLRGRAGNGPPQNLDARIRVRRFIERQLHDFDLGPAMIAAQLGLSRSTLYRLFGETGGVLAYIRDRRLMRAMRLLVRSDAAQPMRISQLAYAVGFADEKTFRRAFRRRFGFLPSEAMAYQLGPDDAGMPVLRRWFDNL